From the Sulfolobales archaeon genome, the window TAACCTCTGAGATGGCTAGGAGGGGTTTGGACGCCCTCTACCTGGTGTCAACTGCTAATATAGCCTATACGACTAACTTCTTCCACATACCTACTGAGAGGCCTATCGCAGCCCTTATACTCTCTAGTGGTGAGAAGATCTTGTTTGTGCCTAGGCTTGAGTATGAGCATGCCCAGAGATACTCCTATGCTGATCAGGTTTATAGCTATGATGAGTATCCTGATGAGAAGCACCCTATGATCGTTATAGCTGAGTATATGAGGAAGCTAGGGCTTGAGGGGAGGAGGATTGGATATGATGTTGATGGATATGCCCATATATTCGGCTATAGAGGGCCTAGGCTTAGCGAGGTTCTCAGGGCTAGCTATAGCTATGAGAGGGATCTCATCGAGAATATGAGGATGATCAAGTCTGAGGAGGAGATCAAGCTCCTGAGGGAGAGCGCGAAGTGGGCAGCCCTAGCCCATAGACTTCTACAGGAGTACACAAGGCCAGGCCTCTACGAGGATGAGATCTCTATGAGGGCTAGTATGGAGGCGACACTAGCAATGGCTAGATCCATCAGAGAGATCTATAGACCAGCGGGTTGGAACGCAGGAGCAAGGGCGGGGTTCAGGGGGCAGGTTGGGAAGCACTCATACTACCCACACTCCCTAACAATACATGCAATCATAAAGAAGGGGGACGTGCTAGTCACAGGAGCAACAGCCCTTATAAGCGGCTACGGAGCAGAGCTAGAGAGAACGATGATCGTTGGAGAACCATCTAAGGAGCAGGAGAAATACTTCAAACTAATGATGGAGGCTAGAAGAATAGCCCTGGAAAGCATAAAAGCAGGTGTTAAATGCAGCGATGTAGATAGAAATGTGAGGAGATTCTTCAAAGAAAAAGATCTTATGAGATATTGGAGACACCACACAGGCCACGGAATAGGCCTTGAATACCACGAAGCACCATTCTTCGACATAGGGGATAACAGGGTGTTAGAGGAGGGGATGGTAATGACGGTAGAGCCTGGGATCTATGTTGAGGGGCTAGGGGGATTCAGACACTCAGACACAATAGTGATCACAAGAGACGGATATGAATTCATAACCCACTACCCAGACGAGCTAGAAGATCTAATAATACCGGCTTAGATAACACCTAGACCGCCAAGATATAGATGGTATGCCACAGAATCTCCCGCAGCAGCGGATTGGGATTGGATGAAGAATCGTGGTACAACCTACACGCCGCATCTCCTCTTGGGGCTCGCACCGAAGCTGGGATGATCTCTGAGATCAGAGCTATAGCCTTTCAATTCTATAGTAGATCATTCATGTTAAGATCTATACCTGCACCGCCGATCGCTTTTCAATTCTAAGGTTTTTCAATTCTATGATAGATCGGTTTTGCTTTGGATACTAAGGTTATATGTTTGATGGAGCCTTCAACAGTGATGATACATCGAATAACAGCTTATTCATAGGCGGGCCTCCCTATCCTCCCTAATATGCCGTACAATCCTATCAATATCGATTTTCTCAAGAACATCCCTCATCCCCTCTAATCTCCTTCTGAGCAGCTCCAGCTCTCTACTCTCCACCTCCTCCTCCAGCTTCCTCCTCAGGAACTCAGATATGTTAATACCGAGTCTCCTAGCCCTCTCAACAACCTCTCTCCTAACCTTCGTTGAAACAGTTATATAACTACCGATCCCCTACCACCAATAATAACTACCTCATAAAGAAGATAAGACTAATGCCTCTAACTTCCAAAGCAACCTCTCAATTCTATAGTAGATCATCGCTCATAGTATATCAGGATGATCTACTATAGAATTGAGAGTCGCCTCCACTAACGCTCCGCCAAATCCTAATACTAGATGATCTACTATAGAATTGAAAGCAGTAGAAGTCCTCATCAGCCTCTGTGATGATCTACTATGGAATTGGAAGTGCTTATACGAGGCTTAATCTCGATCCAGTAC encodes:
- a CDS encoding type II toxin-antitoxin system CcdA family antitoxin, which codes for MGSYITVSTKVRREVVERARRLGINISEFLRRKLEEEVESRELELLRRRLEGMRDVLEKIDIDRIVRHIREDREARL
- a CDS encoding Xaa-Pro peptidase family protein yields the protein TSEMARRGLDALYLVSTANIAYTTNFFHIPTERPIAALILSSGEKILFVPRLEYEHAQRYSYADQVYSYDEYPDEKHPMIVIAEYMRKLGLEGRRIGYDVDGYAHIFGYRGPRLSEVLRASYSYERDLIENMRMIKSEEEIKLLRESAKWAALAHRLLQEYTRPGLYEDEISMRASMEATLAMARSIREIYRPAGWNAGARAGFRGQVGKHSYYPHSLTIHAIIKKGDVLVTGATALISGYGAELERTMIVGEPSKEQEKYFKLMMEARRIALESIKAGVKCSDVDRNVRRFFKEKDLMRYWRHHTGHGIGLEYHEAPFFDIGDNRVLEEGMVMTVEPGIYVEGLGGFRHSDTIVITRDGYEFITHYPDELEDLIIPA